The DNA sequence GCGCCACCATAATAAGGATCTGGCACCTGTTGCTCTTCCAGCTCTGGGGCAAAATCTAAAAATAAGCGATTTTTATAACGCAGCGCATTAGGCGCCATATCATTTAACTTGGCTAAATTATCTTCATCCATAGCCAAAATTAAATCAAAGTCATCAAAGTCTTTCGCCGTAACTTTTCTGGCTTTAATGCCATCGAAAGAATAACCGCGAGCAACACCTGCCTTTTGTGATCTATGATCTGGCTTCTCTTTGGCATGTGCGCCTACAGTTCCAGCAGAATCTATTTTTACTCTAAGTCCTGCTAATTTAGCTTTATGACGAAACACAGCCTCAGCACTAGGCGAGCGGCAAATATTGCCCATGCAAACA is a window from the Litorilituus sediminis genome containing:
- a CDS encoding low molecular weight protein-tyrosine-phosphatase, yielding MGNICRSPSAEAVFRHKAKLAGLRVKIDSAGTVGAHAKEKPDHRSQKAGVARGYSFDGIKARKVTAKDFDDFDLILAMDEDNLAKLNDMAPNALRYKNRLFLDFAPELEEQQVPDPYYGGAKGFDYVLDLVEAASDGLIEQIK